A window of Gavia stellata isolate bGavSte3 chromosome 21, bGavSte3.hap2, whole genome shotgun sequence contains these coding sequences:
- the CMKLR1 gene encoding chemerin-like receptor 1: MALSNLSNYLDDVDNYSDYPDYTYEETVSVWTDPSHDPKDIARILSVVIYSVSCVLGILGNGLVIAIITLKMKKSVNAIWFLNLAVADFLFNIFLPINIAYTAMRYNWIFGTVMCKLNSFLLILNMYTSVLLLTTISFDRYVSVVFPVWSQNHRSTNLAYLVCVIIWTVGIIMSCPSLVFRDTAQARNSVICFSNFSLSRNKSYQALALMRHRTVNITRFLAGYILPITIITFCYIAIVFNLRRNRLAKSKKPFKIIVTIIVTFFLCWSPYHLLNLLETEPDMIPRSVFEISIPITTALAASNSCMNPVLYVFMGQDFKKFKVTILSRLVNALSEETGHSSIVHRSFSKMSSMTEKETTVL, from the coding sequence ATGGCGCTTTCCAATCTGTCCAATTACTTGGATGATGTCGATAACTACAGTGACTACCCAGATTACACCTATGAGGAGACTGTCAGCGTGTGGACAGACCCGTCCCATGATCCGAAGGACATTGCGAGGATCCTCTCTGTCGTCATCTACAGCGTGTCCTGCGTGTTGGGCATCCTGGGGAATGGCCTTGTCATCGCAATCATAACTCTAAAGATGAAGAAGTCGGTCAATGCCATCTGGTTCCTCAACCTGGCCGTCGCCGACTTCCTCTTCAACATCTTCCTGCCCATAAACATTGCTTACACAGCCATGCGGTACAACTGGATCTTTGGGACAGTCATGTGCAAACTgaactccttcctcctcatcctcaaCATGTACACCAGTGTCCTTCTGCTCACCACCATCAGCTTCGATCGCTACGTGTCGGTTGTTTTTCCTGTCTGGTCTCAAAACCATCGGTCAACCAACCTAGCGTATTTAGTTTGCGTGATTATCTGGACCGTCGGCATCATTATGAGCTGCCCGTCTCTTGTCTTCCGAGACACGGCACAAGCCCGCAACTCCGTGATTTGTTTTAGCAACTTTTCCCTCTCCAGGAATAAGTCTTACCAAGCCTTGGCACTAATGAGGCACCGAACGGTGAACATCACCAGGTTCCTCGCTGGGTACATCCTTCCCATAACCATTATCACCTTCTGCTACATCGCCATCGTCTTCAACTTGCGTCGAAACCGCCTTGCCAAGTCCAAAAAGCCCTTCAAGATCATCGTCACCATTATAGTCACCTTCTTCCTTTGCTGGAGTCCCTACCACCTGCTGAACCTCCTGGAAACAGAGCCCGACATGATCCCGCGCTCCGTGTTTGAGATCAGCATCCCCATAACCACGGCGCTCGCTGCCTCCAACAGCTGCATGAACCCCGTCCTCTACGTCTTCATGGGCCAGGACTTTAAGAAGTTTAAGGTCACCATCCTCTCCAGGCTGGTGAACGCCCTCAGCGAGGAGACGGGCCACTCCAGCATCGTTCATAGGAGTTTCTCCAAGATGTCTTCAATGACTGAGAAGGAGACGACAGTCCTCTAA